One region of Triticum aestivum cultivar Chinese Spring chromosome 6B, IWGSC CS RefSeq v2.1, whole genome shotgun sequence genomic DNA includes:
- the LOC123133614 gene encoding aquaporin NIP3-3, with amino-acid sequence MEESRARGVDISLNINPAFSMDSTSDARATPVMMPRRSTSVKIVPIASDDENEKSPSPDPRRAVVHLVKKAMAEFLGTFLLVFIVLSAAIMNEIHGGALGLLGVAATAGAAGVVIVASLFHVSGSHLNPSVSVAMAVFGYLPWAHLTPYVSAQFLGAVSASFVAKAIYHPAANLSAVVTTVPSIGTLEAFSIEFIITFILLFAIIAVATDPKAVKELVAVAAGAALMTNVLIAAESTGASMNPARTLGTAIATGTYTKIWVYMVAPPLGAIAGTGAYVALKH; translated from the exons ATGGAGGAGAGCAGGGCTCGCGGCGTCGACATTTCTCTGAACATCAACCCAGCTTTCTCCATGGACAGCACGAGCGACGCAAGGGCAACGCCAGTCATGATGCCTCGGAGGTCAACTTCGGTGAAGATCGTGCCGATCGCGTCGGACGACGAGAATGAGAAATCTCCATCGCCCGACCCGAGGAGGGCGGTCGTGCATCTGGTTAAGAAG GCAATGGCCGAGTTCTTGGGAACGTTCCTGCTCGTCTTCATCGTGCTGTCGGCGGCCATCATGAACGAGATTCACGGCGGCGCGCTGGGCCTGCTgggcgtggcggcgacggcgggcgcggccggGGTCGTGATCGTGGCGTCGCTCTTCCACGTCTCGGGGAGCCACCTGAACCCGTCAGTGAGCGTGGCCATGGCCGTGTTCGGGTACCTCCCGTGGGCGCACCTCACGCCCTACGTGTCCGCTCAGTTCCTGGGCGCCGTCTCCGCGTCGTTCGTGGCCAAGGCGATCTACCACCCGGCGGCGAACCTCAGCGCCGTCGTCACCACCGTGCCGTCCATAGGCACGTTGGAGGCCTTCTCCATCGAGTTCATCATCACGTTCATCCTCCTCTTCGCCATCATCGCCGTCGCCACCGATCCGAAAGCA GTCAAGGAGCTGGTAGCAGTGGCAGCTGGGGCAGCACTGATGACGAACGTTCTCATCGCCGC GGAATCGACAGGAGCATCAATGAATCCGGCGAGGACACTGGGAACGGCCATCGCGACGGGGACGTACACGAAGATCTGGGTTTACATGGTTGCACCACCGCTGGGCGCCATCGCCGGGACCGGAGCTTATGTTGCACTTAAGCACTGA